The following proteins come from a genomic window of Achromobacter deleyi:
- a CDS encoding ABC transporter ATP-binding protein — MLEAIGLTKRYGDQIALHPLDLRIEPGEIYCLLGANGAGKTTTINLFLNFIDADGGQALIHGLDVAREPLASKRHVAYIPEQVNLYGTLSGLENLRYFAALALGEAPPRARLLELLAEVGLDPSAADKRVSAYSKGMRQKVWIAVALAKDARALLLDEPTSGLDPSAAAEFTRLLQRASERGVAILATTHDLFHARQTATRVGIMKRGRLVESLDSKQIDDTDLQALYLAHMRTGA; from the coding sequence GTGCTCGAAGCCATCGGCCTGACCAAACGCTACGGCGACCAGATCGCGCTCCACCCGCTGGACCTGCGCATCGAGCCGGGCGAAATCTATTGCCTGCTGGGCGCCAACGGCGCCGGCAAGACCACCACCATCAACCTGTTCCTGAACTTCATCGACGCCGACGGCGGCCAGGCCCTGATCCACGGCCTGGACGTGGCGCGCGAACCGCTGGCCAGCAAGCGCCACGTGGCCTACATCCCCGAGCAGGTCAACCTGTACGGCACGCTCAGCGGGCTGGAGAACCTGCGCTACTTCGCCGCGCTGGCGCTGGGCGAGGCGCCGCCGCGTGCGCGCCTGCTGGAACTGCTAGCCGAGGTCGGCCTCGACCCGTCGGCGGCGGACAAGCGCGTTTCCGCCTATTCCAAGGGCATGCGGCAGAAAGTCTGGATCGCCGTGGCGCTGGCCAAGGATGCGCGCGCGCTGCTGCTGGACGAACCCACCTCCGGCCTGGACCCGTCCGCCGCGGCCGAATTCACCCGCCTGCTGCAACGCGCCAGCGAACGCGGCGTGGCCATCCTGGCCACCACCCACGATCTGTTCCACGCCCGCCAGACCGCCACTCGCGTCGGCATCATGAAGCGCGGCCGGCTGGTCGAGAGCCTGGACAGCAAGCAGATCGACGACACCGACCTGCAGGCCCTGTACCTGGCGCACATGAGGACCGGCGCATGA
- a CDS encoding ABC transporter permease subunit, whose translation MILLIALKDLRERLRDGRLYWAGGIVAVLLLTALAVGYLHQQEARAEQAAAQNTDYADWLKQGVRHPHDAAHQGMHVFKPDTTLALLDPGINPYIGSTVWLQAHRQSEVKFRPAQDATGLQRFGDLSAAWILQALGPLLVIVLGFNAFSGEREQGILRQTLSLGVAPWRLLWGKATALAMSLGLLLAPAALAAIGAVWLAGGRADALWRFAVLAGGYAIYLAVFIFLTLGVSAAARSSRVAITVLLALWIANTVIAPRVMAELSRGLYPSPTRLEFNQALQDDLKATSDRVWMQAFGTTERWSRDVPLNKWGLALKLDDQSSYAVYDRHFGRLWDTWERQQTVQESAGWLMPLLAVRALSAAMAGTDFAHHRDFTTAAEQQRRVIQDIVSADLVAHADTQEHLHFSYQASPSLWARVPPFRYQPPEAGWALRQARLSLLMLGAALLLSLAFAWRAVARQTAL comes from the coding sequence ATGATCCTGCTGATCGCCCTCAAGGACCTGCGCGAACGCCTGCGCGACGGCCGCTTGTACTGGGCCGGCGGCATCGTCGCGGTGCTGCTGCTGACCGCGCTGGCGGTCGGCTACCTGCACCAGCAGGAAGCGCGCGCCGAGCAGGCCGCGGCCCAGAACACCGACTACGCCGACTGGCTCAAGCAAGGCGTGCGCCATCCGCACGACGCCGCCCACCAGGGCATGCACGTCTTCAAACCCGACACCACGCTGGCGCTGCTGGACCCCGGCATCAATCCTTACATCGGCAGCACCGTCTGGCTGCAGGCGCACCGCCAGAGCGAGGTCAAGTTCCGCCCCGCTCAGGACGCCACCGGCCTGCAACGCTTCGGCGATCTGTCCGCCGCCTGGATCCTGCAGGCGTTGGGGCCGTTGCTGGTGATCGTGCTGGGCTTCAACGCCTTCTCCGGTGAACGCGAACAGGGCATCCTGCGCCAGACGCTGAGCCTGGGCGTGGCGCCCTGGCGCCTGCTGTGGGGCAAGGCCACGGCGCTGGCCATGAGCCTGGGCCTGCTGCTGGCGCCGGCCGCGCTGGCCGCCATCGGGGCGGTGTGGCTGGCGGGCGGACGCGCCGATGCGCTGTGGCGGTTCGCCGTGCTGGCGGGCGGCTATGCGATCTACCTGGCGGTCTTCATCTTCCTCACGCTGGGCGTGTCGGCGGCCGCGCGCTCGTCGCGCGTGGCAATCACCGTGCTGCTGGCGCTGTGGATCGCCAACACGGTGATCGCGCCGCGCGTCATGGCCGAACTGTCGCGCGGCCTCTATCCCAGCCCGACACGGCTGGAATTCAACCAGGCGCTGCAGGACGACCTCAAGGCCACGTCCGACCGCGTCTGGATGCAGGCCTTCGGCACCACCGAACGCTGGAGCCGCGACGTGCCGCTGAACAAGTGGGGCCTGGCGCTCAAGCTCGACGACCAGTCCAGCTATGCCGTCTACGACCGCCACTTCGGCCGCCTGTGGGACACCTGGGAGCGGCAGCAGACGGTGCAGGAATCGGCCGGCTGGCTGATGCCGTTGCTGGCGGTGCGTGCGCTGTCCGCCGCCATGGCCGGCACCGACTTCGCCCACCACCGCGACTTCACCACCGCCGCCGAACAGCAGCGCCGCGTGATCCAGGACATCGTCAGCGCCGACCTGGTGGCGCACGCCGACACGCAGGAACACCTGCATTTCTCGTATCAGGCCAGCCCGTCGCTGTGGGCCCGCGTGCCGCCGTTCCGCTACCAGCCGCCCGAGGCCGGCTGGGCCTTGCGGCAAGCGCGCCTGAGCCTGTTGATGCTGGGCGCCGCGCTGCTGCTGAGCCTGGCCTTCGCCTGGCGCGCCGTGGCCCGCCAGACCGCCCTGTAG
- a CDS encoding IclR family transcriptional regulator — translation MSDSSPAYDPDAAAPAGTQTLMRGLGVIQAVAAGARDLKDICAHIGVARSTTHRLASCLVQERYLRSLPGVGYVLGPKLIELGFQAREAFPMATLARPYLDSLAAETGDTIHLAVRDNDEVLYLEKIPGKKGLEMRSRVGHRMPLAATGVGKALLLDADEPQWKALHRVGAPVSSRAPGGRQTWEAFRDRMRDYAAHGYAFDLEDNEPSIRCVAAPVRDASSGIVAAISVSSTVPYMSLERMQDMVAVVRDAAARISAELGWKVQGGPAKPRDADQ, via the coding sequence ATGTCCGATTCTTCCCCCGCCTACGATCCCGACGCCGCGGCCCCCGCCGGCACGCAGACCCTGATGCGCGGATTGGGCGTGATCCAGGCCGTCGCCGCGGGCGCGCGCGATCTCAAGGACATCTGCGCCCATATCGGCGTGGCGCGCAGCACCACGCACCGGCTCGCCAGCTGCCTGGTGCAGGAGCGTTACCTGCGCTCGCTGCCCGGCGTCGGCTACGTGCTCGGCCCGAAACTGATCGAACTCGGCTTCCAGGCGCGCGAAGCCTTCCCCATGGCGACCTTGGCGCGGCCCTATCTGGACAGCCTCGCCGCCGAGACCGGCGACACCATCCACCTGGCCGTGCGCGACAACGACGAAGTGCTGTACCTGGAAAAGATTCCCGGCAAGAAGGGATTGGAGATGCGCTCGCGCGTCGGCCATCGCATGCCCTTGGCCGCCACCGGCGTCGGCAAGGCGCTGCTGCTCGATGCCGACGAACCGCAATGGAAGGCGCTGCATCGCGTCGGCGCGCCGGTGTCCTCGCGCGCGCCTGGCGGCCGCCAGACCTGGGAGGCCTTCCGCGACCGCATGCGCGACTACGCCGCCCACGGCTACGCCTTCGACCTGGAAGACAACGAACCGTCGATCCGCTGCGTGGCCGCGCCGGTGCGCGACGCCTCCAGCGGCATCGTCGCCGCCATCAGCGTGTCCAGCACGGTGCCGTACATGTCGCTGGAGCGCATGCAGGACATGGTCGCCGTGGTGCGCGACGCGGCGGCGCGCATCTCGGCCGAACTGGGCTGGAAGGTGCAGGGCGGTCCCGCCAAGCCGCGCGACGCCGACCAGTAG
- a CDS encoding 2-dehydro-3-deoxy-6-phosphogalactonate aldolase, which translates to MTHTGLQTAMAHCGLIAILRGITPAEAVPVGRALYDAGFRLIEVPLNSPDPLASIRAMRDALPADCLVGAGTVLNPDDVARIKDAGGELIVMPHSDLTVVRAAKAAGLASCPGVATPTEAFAALAAGADVLKMFPAEQLGPAVLKAWRAVMRPPIALVPVGGITPDNLSTYAQAGASGFGLGSALYKPGLSAAEVGQNARAFIAAWQRAYPAQETQA; encoded by the coding sequence ATGACCCATACCGGACTGCAAACCGCCATGGCCCATTGCGGCCTGATCGCCATCCTGCGCGGCATCACGCCCGCCGAGGCCGTGCCCGTCGGACGCGCGCTGTACGACGCCGGCTTTCGCCTGATCGAAGTGCCGCTGAATTCGCCGGATCCGCTGGCCAGCATCCGCGCCATGCGCGACGCGCTGCCGGCCGACTGCCTGGTGGGCGCCGGCACGGTGCTGAACCCCGATGACGTGGCGCGCATCAAGGACGCCGGCGGCGAGCTGATCGTCATGCCGCACAGCGACCTGACCGTGGTGCGCGCGGCCAAGGCCGCGGGCCTGGCGTCGTGCCCCGGCGTGGCCACGCCGACCGAGGCCTTCGCGGCGCTGGCCGCCGGCGCCGACGTGCTCAAGATGTTCCCCGCCGAGCAGCTCGGCCCGGCCGTGCTCAAGGCCTGGCGCGCGGTGATGCGCCCGCCGATCGCGCTGGTGCCGGTCGGCGGCATCACGCCCGACAACCTTTCCACCTACGCCCAGGCGGGCGCCAGCGGCTTCGGCCTGGGCTCCGCCTTGTACAAACCCGGCCTGTCGGCCGCCGAAGTCGGCCAGAACGCGCGCGCTTTCATCGCCGCCTGGCAACGCGCCTATCCCGCCCAGGAGACCCAAGCATGA
- the dgoD gene encoding galactonate dehydratase, translating into MKITKLTTYIVPPRWCFLKIETDAGLVGWGEPVVEGRAHSVAAAVEELSDYLIGKDPRNIEDHWTVLYRGGFYRGGAIHMSALAGIDQALWDIKGKDLGVPVSQLLGGNVRDRIRVYSWIGGDRPADTAAAAKGAVERGFTAVKMNGTEELQYIDSFDKVEKCLENVAAVRDAVGPNVGIGVDFHGRVHKPMAKVLMKELDPFKLMFIEEPVLSEHYEALKELAPLTSTPIALGERLFSRWDFKRVLADGYVDIIQPDPSHAGGITETRKIAAMAEAYDVALALHCPLGPIALATCLQIDAGCYNAFIQEQSLGIHYNAANDLLDYVSNREVFAYENGMVAIPQGPGLGIEVNEEYVKERAAVGHRWRNPIWRHADGSFAEW; encoded by the coding sequence ATGAAGATCACCAAGCTCACTACCTACATCGTGCCGCCGCGGTGGTGCTTCCTGAAGATCGAGACCGACGCCGGCCTCGTCGGCTGGGGTGAACCGGTCGTCGAGGGCCGCGCCCACTCGGTGGCCGCCGCCGTCGAGGAACTGTCGGACTACCTGATCGGCAAAGACCCGCGCAACATCGAAGACCACTGGACCGTGCTGTACCGCGGCGGCTTCTATCGAGGCGGCGCCATCCACATGAGCGCGCTGGCCGGCATCGACCAGGCGCTGTGGGACATCAAGGGCAAGGACCTGGGCGTGCCCGTGTCGCAACTGCTGGGCGGCAACGTGCGCGACCGCATCCGCGTGTATTCGTGGATCGGTGGCGACCGCCCGGCCGATACGGCCGCCGCCGCCAAGGGCGCGGTCGAGCGCGGCTTCACCGCCGTCAAGATGAACGGCACCGAGGAACTGCAGTACATCGACTCGTTCGACAAGGTCGAGAAGTGCCTGGAGAACGTGGCCGCCGTGCGCGATGCGGTCGGCCCCAACGTCGGCATCGGCGTGGACTTCCACGGCCGCGTACACAAGCCCATGGCCAAGGTGCTGATGAAGGAGCTGGACCCGTTCAAGCTGATGTTCATCGAAGAGCCGGTGCTGAGCGAGCACTACGAGGCGCTGAAGGAACTGGCGCCGCTGACGTCCACGCCGATCGCGCTGGGCGAGCGCCTGTTCTCGCGCTGGGACTTCAAGCGCGTGCTGGCCGACGGCTACGTCGACATCATCCAGCCCGATCCGTCGCACGCCGGCGGCATCACCGAGACGCGCAAGATCGCCGCCATGGCCGAGGCCTACGACGTGGCGCTGGCGCTGCACTGCCCGCTGGGCCCGATCGCGCTGGCCACCTGCCTGCAGATCGACGCCGGTTGCTACAACGCCTTCATCCAGGAACAGAGCCTGGGCATCCACTACAACGCGGCCAACGACCTGCTGGACTACGTCAGCAACCGCGAAGTGTTCGCCTACGAGAACGGCATGGTCGCGATTCCGCAGGGCCCCGGCCTGGGCATCGAGGTCAACGAGGAATACGTGAAAGAACGCGCGGCGGTGGGCCACCGCTGGCGCAACCCCATCTGGCGCCACGCCGACGGCAGCTTCGCCGAGTGGTAA
- a CDS encoding MFS transporter, translating into MTTATHPGLQSAQRPTRSRYLIMVMLFITVVINYLDRSNLSIAAPALKDEFGLDTVHEGLILSAFGWTYAAMQIPGGWLVDRVSPRVLYAAALILWSAATFFMGFAGSFVILFVLRLAVGALEAPAYPINNRVVTTWFPEKERATAIGFYTSGQFVGLAFLTPVLAWLQHHYGWHMVFVSTGLLGIVWGVLWYMIYREPRQFKGANAAEIALIQKGGGVVDLDQRVTEKKAPFNWNDLGLVMSQRKLWGVYLGQFCLTSTLWFFLTWFPTYLVKYRGMDFIKSGFLASVPFLAAFIGVLCSGVLSDFLIRRGATVGLARKLPIILGLLISTSMIGANFTDSTPWVIFFLAVAFFGNGLASITWSLVSALAPVRLLGLTGGVFNFVGNLSSICTPIVIGFLVSKDSFAPAIVYVSSLALLGALSYILLVGKVERIEA; encoded by the coding sequence TTGACCACCGCCACCCATCCGGGCCTGCAAAGCGCCCAGCGGCCGACACGCAGCCGCTATCTCATCATGGTGATGCTGTTCATCACCGTCGTCATCAACTACCTGGACCGCAGCAACCTGTCGATCGCCGCGCCCGCCCTGAAGGACGAGTTCGGCCTGGACACGGTGCACGAAGGCCTGATCCTGTCGGCCTTCGGCTGGACCTATGCCGCCATGCAGATCCCCGGCGGCTGGCTGGTGGACCGCGTGTCGCCGCGCGTGCTGTACGCGGCCGCGCTGATCCTGTGGTCGGCGGCGACGTTCTTCATGGGCTTTGCCGGCAGCTTCGTGATCCTGTTCGTGCTGCGCCTGGCCGTGGGCGCCCTGGAAGCGCCCGCCTATCCGATCAACAACCGCGTCGTCACGACCTGGTTCCCGGAAAAGGAACGCGCCACCGCCATCGGCTTCTACACCTCGGGCCAGTTCGTCGGCCTGGCGTTCCTGACGCCGGTGCTGGCCTGGCTGCAGCACCACTACGGCTGGCACATGGTGTTCGTCAGCACCGGCCTGCTGGGCATCGTCTGGGGCGTGCTGTGGTACATGATCTACCGTGAACCGCGCCAGTTCAAGGGCGCCAACGCGGCCGAGATCGCGCTGATCCAGAAGGGCGGCGGCGTGGTCGACCTGGACCAGCGTGTCACCGAGAAGAAAGCCCCGTTCAACTGGAACGACCTGGGCCTGGTGATGAGCCAGCGCAAGCTGTGGGGCGTGTACCTGGGCCAGTTCTGCCTGACCTCGACGTTGTGGTTCTTCCTGACGTGGTTCCCCACCTACCTGGTGAAGTACCGCGGCATGGATTTCATCAAGTCGGGCTTCCTGGCGTCGGTGCCGTTCCTGGCCGCCTTCATCGGCGTGCTGTGCTCGGGCGTGCTGTCGGACTTTCTGATCCGCCGCGGCGCCACGGTGGGCCTGGCGCGCAAGCTGCCCATCATCCTGGGCCTGCTGATCTCGACGTCGATGATCGGCGCCAACTTCACCGATTCCACGCCGTGGGTGATCTTCTTCCTGGCGGTGGCGTTCTTCGGCAACGGCCTGGCGTCGATCACGTGGTCGCTGGTGTCGGCGCTGGCGCCGGTGCGGCTGCTGGGGCTGACCGGCGGGGTGTTCAACTTCGTCGGCAACCTGTCGTCGATCTGCACGCCGATCGTGATCGGCTTCCTGGTGTCCAAGGATAGTTTCGCGCCGGCCATCGTGTATGTGTCGTCGCTGGCGCTGCTGGGCGCGCTGTCGTACATCCTGCTGGTGGGCAAGGTGGAGCGCATCGAGGCCTGA
- a CDS encoding ABC transporter permease subunit gives MHDSQLSRFGMVLRHELRLLTRERALWLCGLLFLLLVGYAVFNGLLQTSLRDEAQAALARADAQNRAGQLAQLQRIMDGSETPTPFGNPASPANMGGGLGAHYAIMPSEPLAPVALGQTDLFPSQFKVTYDSKVNFIHNNDIENPWHLLSGHFDLAFVVVYLLPLLIFALGHNLLSGEKEDGTLRLLLSQPLALLTLISGKIALRAAVLLGAAVLLPVAALLLARPQALQAASATLWWALLVGAYALFWFAAVVAVNAFGKSSAANAMILMVGWVLLVLVVPVLLNLVAAYASPAPSRAELATRTRVATALAMRDHAALLSTDYGHMDKPDALIPHDGHLEITGRPLGHARVERQVDAAMQPELDRFDAQMARQQALVARYSVLSPAAVAYEGITALAGTGQRRHAHFMRQIDAYHRAWKDFFLPRIEASRAITTADFAAMPVFQWQEEDPAAVRARAVRALLQLLVPAALLLALASWRLRRYRVV, from the coding sequence GTGCACGATTCGCAATTGAGCCGCTTCGGGATGGTCCTGCGGCACGAACTCCGCCTGCTGACGCGCGAACGCGCGCTGTGGCTGTGCGGCCTGCTGTTCCTGCTGCTGGTGGGCTACGCGGTCTTCAACGGACTGCTGCAGACGTCGCTGCGCGACGAGGCCCAGGCCGCGCTGGCGCGCGCCGACGCGCAGAACCGCGCCGGCCAGCTGGCGCAGCTGCAACGCATCATGGACGGCAGCGAAACCCCGACGCCGTTCGGCAACCCCGCCAGCCCCGCCAACATGGGCGGCGGACTGGGCGCGCACTACGCCATCATGCCCAGCGAGCCGCTGGCCCCGGTGGCGCTGGGCCAGACCGATCTGTTCCCGTCGCAGTTCAAGGTGACCTACGACAGCAAGGTCAACTTCATTCACAACAACGACATCGAGAATCCCTGGCACCTGCTCAGCGGCCATTTCGACCTGGCGTTCGTGGTGGTCTATCTGCTGCCGCTGCTGATCTTCGCGCTTGGCCACAACCTGCTGTCCGGCGAAAAGGAAGACGGCACCTTGCGGCTGCTGCTGTCGCAGCCGCTGGCGCTGCTGACGCTGATCAGCGGCAAGATCGCGCTGCGCGCGGCCGTGCTGCTGGGCGCGGCGGTGCTACTCCCGGTGGCCGCGTTGCTGCTGGCCCGCCCCCAGGCACTGCAGGCCGCCAGCGCCACCCTTTGGTGGGCATTGCTGGTCGGCGCTTACGCGCTGTTCTGGTTCGCCGCGGTGGTGGCAGTCAACGCCTTTGGCAAGTCGTCGGCCGCCAACGCCATGATCCTGATGGTCGGCTGGGTGCTGCTGGTACTGGTGGTGCCGGTGCTGCTCAACCTGGTGGCGGCGTACGCCAGCCCCGCGCCGTCGCGCGCCGAGCTGGCCACGCGCACCCGCGTGGCCACGGCGCTGGCGATGCGCGACCACGCCGCGCTGCTGTCGACCGACTACGGCCACATGGACAAGCCCGACGCCCTAATTCCCCACGACGGCCACCTGGAGATCACCGGCCGCCCGCTAGGCCATGCCCGCGTCGAACGGCAGGTGGACGCGGCGATGCAGCCCGAACTGGATCGCTTCGACGCGCAGATGGCGCGCCAGCAGGCGCTGGTGGCGCGCTACAGCGTGCTGTCGCCGGCGGCGGTAGCGTACGAAGGCATCACCGCGCTGGCCGGCACCGGCCAGCGCCGCCACGCGCATTTCATGCGGCAGATCGATGCCTATCACCGCGCCTGGAAGGATTTCTTCCTGCCCCGCATCGAAGCCAGCCGCGCCATCACGACCGCGGACTTCGCCGCCATGCCGGTATTCCAGTGGCAGGAGGAAGATCCCGCCGCCGTGCGCGCCCGGGCCGTGCGCGCGCTGCTGCAACTGCTGGTGCCCGCCGCGCTGCTGCTGGCCCTGGCCAGTTGGCGCCTGCGCCGCTACCGCGTGGTCTAG
- a CDS encoding FecR family protein → MYPLNRFGRQRRLRRHASQWAVRLEAGALAPAEQRRLDRWLARDARHGPALADAEMVWALAGACRDAAVCAQPASRSRRDPWRACVASWRRAGRLLPSRRTPALAALALAAAGAVNGPDIVAPWLADYRSGVGEVRSFVLPDGSLVLLGSNSALDVEYDAMTRRVRLLRGEAVFSPAPTGAAEPRRFVVASAGASMTALGTRYAVRRQDAGHGWVGVLQHRVDLALDRPPSSGKASLTLGSGDSATFSHAGGVARSAVAPARGAAWADGYLIFEGEPLEQVLQRIGDFRPGRLILANRAAARRPVHALFHLDNLDGALATLCGEMQLAQLRLPGVTVLY, encoded by the coding sequence ATGTATCCGCTGAACCGCTTCGGCCGCCAACGGCGCCTGCGCCGCCACGCCAGCCAGTGGGCCGTGCGCCTGGAGGCGGGCGCGCTCGCGCCGGCCGAACAGCGCCGCCTCGATCGTTGGTTGGCGCGCGACGCGCGCCATGGCCCGGCCCTGGCCGATGCCGAAATGGTCTGGGCCCTGGCAGGCGCCTGCCGCGACGCGGCGGTCTGCGCGCAGCCGGCGTCTCGGTCTCGGCGCGACCCCTGGCGCGCCTGTGTCGCGTCGTGGCGGCGGGCCGGCCGTCTGCTGCCATCGCGACGCACGCCGGCGTTGGCGGCCTTGGCGCTGGCGGCGGCCGGCGCGGTCAATGGTCCGGACATCGTCGCGCCCTGGTTGGCCGACTACCGCAGCGGCGTCGGCGAAGTCCGATCTTTCGTGTTGCCCGACGGCAGCCTCGTGCTGCTGGGCAGCAACAGCGCGCTGGATGTGGAATACGACGCCATGACCCGCCGGGTGCGCCTGCTGCGCGGCGAAGCGGTGTTTTCGCCAGCGCCCACCGGAGCGGCCGAGCCGCGCCGTTTCGTGGTGGCGAGCGCGGGCGCCAGCATGACCGCGCTGGGCACGCGCTACGCCGTGCGGCGCCAGGATGCCGGCCATGGCTGGGTCGGTGTGTTGCAGCATCGCGTAGACCTCGCGCTGGACCGGCCGCCCTCGTCAGGCAAGGCGAGCCTGACACTGGGCTCGGGCGACAGCGCCACTTTCAGCCATGCCGGTGGCGTTGCGCGCAGCGCCGTCGCGCCCGCGCGCGGGGCCGCCTGGGCCGACGGCTATCTCATCTTCGAAGGCGAACCGCTGGAGCAGGTCCTGCAACGCATCGGCGATTTCCGGCCGGGCCGGCTGATCCTCGCGAATCGCGCCGCGGCGCGCAGGCCGGTGCACGCGCTGTTCCATCTGGATAACCTCGACGGCGCACTGGCCACGCTCTGTGGCGAGATGCAGCTTGCGCAGCTGCGGTTGCCGGGGGTGACGGTGCTGTACTGA
- a CDS encoding 2-dehydro-3-deoxygalactonokinase, producing MTTGLPARAALIALDWGTSSLRAYRLDGAGRTLDTRHLPWGIMRLPQPLQDGAATPSGQSGFELAFEQACGDWLRAEPHLPVIACGMVGSAQGWQEAAYLDVPVDLQRIGTLLTRVERNGATPVHIVPGLIQRHGLPNVMRGEETQVFGVLFDQGNDPADSVLIGLPGTHSKWVNARRGQVTHFDTFMTGEVYAALRGHTILGRTMVEAPTSDMAAFERGVKVAGVPAGRAGVLSTIFSTRALGLTGELAGVSQADYLSGLLIGHEICALADMLRLQGELPRIVLCGDDALCQRYILALRHYGLGTPQLAQHATERGLWHLAVSAGLVPAAPSSETTP from the coding sequence ATGACAACCGGATTGCCTGCCCGCGCGGCCCTGATAGCGCTGGATTGGGGCACCTCTTCGCTGCGCGCCTACCGCCTCGATGGCGCCGGGCGCACGCTGGATACCCGCCATCTGCCGTGGGGCATCATGCGCCTGCCGCAGCCCTTGCAGGACGGCGCCGCCACGCCCAGCGGCCAATCGGGCTTCGAACTGGCCTTCGAGCAAGCCTGCGGCGACTGGCTGCGGGCCGAGCCCCACCTGCCGGTGATCGCCTGCGGCATGGTCGGCAGCGCCCAGGGCTGGCAGGAAGCCGCCTACCTGGATGTGCCGGTCGACCTGCAGCGCATCGGCACGCTGCTGACGCGCGTCGAGCGCAACGGCGCCACGCCGGTGCACATCGTGCCCGGCCTGATCCAGCGCCACGGCCTGCCCAATGTGATGCGCGGCGAAGAGACCCAGGTCTTCGGCGTGCTGTTCGACCAGGGCAACGATCCCGCCGACAGCGTGCTGATCGGCCTGCCGGGCACGCACTCCAAGTGGGTCAACGCGCGCCGCGGCCAGGTCACGCATTTCGATACCTTCATGACCGGCGAGGTCTATGCCGCGCTGCGCGGCCACACCATCCTGGGCCGCACCATGGTCGAGGCGCCGACCTCCGACATGGCGGCGTTCGAGCGCGGCGTGAAAGTGGCCGGAGTGCCGGCCGGACGCGCCGGCGTGCTGTCGACGATCTTCAGCACCCGCGCGCTGGGGCTGACCGGCGAACTGGCCGGCGTGTCGCAGGCCGATTACCTGTCGGGCCTGCTGATCGGCCATGAAATCTGCGCGCTGGCCGACATGCTGCGGCTGCAGGGCGAACTGCCGCGCATCGTGCTGTGCGGCGACGACGCGCTGTGCCAACGCTACATCCTGGCGCTGCGGCACTACGGCCTGGGCACGCCGCAACTGGCGCAACACGCCACCGAGCGCGGCCTGTGGCACCTGGCGGTCAGCGCCGGCCTGGTGCCCGCCGCCCCTTCTTCCGAGACCACACCATGA
- a CDS encoding RNA polymerase sigma factor has product MAPQPDVERLYAAYAERLRRYLFLKTGEAELSADLVQDCFARLLAHQEDVPLDDTALAYLYAIANRLLIDHRRNHHQSRTDMASDDVLEGVRDPRTAPDVHVHVRRQLARLTATLAELPPRTRQIFKLCRVEGLSHAQAARYLDISPSSVQKHLAMALELMRERLGNDP; this is encoded by the coding sequence GTGGCGCCCCAACCTGATGTCGAGCGCCTGTATGCGGCCTATGCCGAGCGGCTGCGTCGCTACCTGTTCCTGAAGACCGGCGAAGCCGAACTCAGCGCCGACCTGGTGCAGGACTGCTTCGCCCGCCTCCTTGCCCACCAGGAAGACGTCCCGCTGGACGACACCGCGCTGGCCTATCTCTACGCCATCGCCAATCGCCTGCTCATCGACCATCGCCGCAATCATCATCAATCCCGCACCGACATGGCGTCGGATGACGTACTGGAAGGCGTGCGCGATCCGCGCACCGCGCCCGACGTGCACGTGCACGTCCGCCGGCAACTGGCGCGGTTGACCGCGACCCTGGCTGAACTGCCGCCACGCACGCGCCAGATCTTCAAGCTCTGCCGCGTCGAGGGCCTGAGCCATGCGCAGGCCGCGCGCTATCTGGACATCTCTCCCAGCTCGGTGCAGAAGCACCTGGCCATGGCGCTTGAACTGATGCGCGAACGCCTGGGGAACGATCCATGA